In Neospora caninum Liverpool complete genome, chromosome Ib, one DNA window encodes the following:
- a CDS encoding histone H2B, related, whose product MSGKGPAQKSQAAKKTAGKSLGPRYRRRKRTESFALYIYKVLKQVHPETGVSKKSMSIMNSFINDIFDRLADEAVRLIRYNKKRTLSSREIQTAVRLLLPGELSKHAVSEGTKAVTKYTTSGA is encoded by the coding sequence ATGTCAGGAAAAGGTCCGGCACAAAAGTCtcaggcggcgaagaagaccgccGGGAAGTCTTTGGGACCACGCTACCGTcgccgaaagagaacggagtCTTTTGCTCTCTACATTTACAAGGTCCTCAAGCAGGTGCATCCAGAGACTGGTGTGTCGAAGAAGAGTATGAGCATCATGAACTCGTTCATCAACGACATTTTTGATCGCTTGGCTGATGAGGCAGTTCGTTTGATCCGTTACAACAAGAAGAGAACTTTGTCTTCTCGGGAAATCCAAACAGCTGTTCGCTTGCTGTTGCCCGGTGAGCTCAGCAAGCACGCCGTCTCGGAAGGCACGAAAGCAGTGACCAAGTATACGACATCTGGTGCATAA